A genomic segment from Rhodothermales bacterium encodes:
- a CDS encoding metal-dependent transcriptional regulator, protein MSPLPIDAMLSQAVEDYLKTIYKLQRDGAASTSDIARTLDVSAASVTNMVKRLAQHGLAEHQSYRGVTLTPAGNKIALEIIRHHRLLELYLKEVMGYGWEQLHDEAEHLEHHISEEFESKIEAMLGFPTHDPHGDPIPTRDGHVEAVADAPLTQVSAGQAVVVRRVSDADPELLHYLEELGLMPRAEVVVVEKAPFNGPLDVRIGEETKTVGFAVASNVFVVVS, encoded by the coding sequence GTGTCCCCATTGCCCATCGATGCCATGCTGAGCCAGGCTGTCGAGGATTACCTCAAGACCATCTACAAGCTCCAACGCGACGGCGCAGCGTCCACTTCGGACATTGCCCGCACGCTGGATGTATCGGCGGCCTCGGTCACGAACATGGTGAAGCGTCTCGCGCAGCACGGGCTGGCTGAGCATCAGTCGTACAGGGGGGTGACGCTCACGCCGGCCGGCAACAAAATCGCACTGGAGATCATCCGCCACCATCGGCTTTTGGAGTTGTACCTGAAAGAGGTAATGGGATACGGCTGGGAACAACTCCACGACGAGGCCGAGCACCTGGAACACCACATCTCCGAGGAATTCGAGAGCAAGATCGAGGCCATGCTCGGGTTCCCGACACACGACCCCCACGGGGACCCGATCCCGACCCGCGACGGCCACGTCGAAGCCGTCGCCGACGCCCCGCTGACGCAGGTATCAGCCGGCCAGGCCGTCGTCGTTCGCCGTGTCTCCGACGCCGACCCCGAGCTGCTGCACTACCTCGAAGAACTCGGCCTGATGCCAAGGGCCGAGGTGGTGGTGGTGGAGAAGGCTCCGTTTAACGGCCCCCTGGACGTACGGATCGGGGAAGAGACGAAGACCGTGGGGTTTGCGGTGGCTTCGAATGTGTTTGTGGTGGTGAGTTAG